One region of Candidatus Hydrogenedentota bacterium genomic DNA includes:
- a CDS encoding CinA family nicotinamide mononucleotide deamidase-related protein: MDRCRMRAEIMMIGTELLLGQITDTNAVFMARVLAENGINLHLKTTVGDNRERIVAALDAALDRADVVLCSGGLGPTEDDITRECVAGVFGRPLVYHPGIFEAILARFAHTGRKVTENNKRQAMVPEGGIVVENPHGTAPGLIMEGDRGVVVCMPGVPHELKPMLSEWVVPWLRQRFGLSGVLVHRSLRVCGMGESRVDDLIGDLILAGSNPTIGLLAGPDGVTVRIAARAEDRAAAEALIAPVEAAVQARLGGMAFGGDGQTLESLVDGALRARGWRMAVADAATGGEISRRLLAADAAGFGGGVVLPSESALEWAGNTAGSLLPEGAPEEFGAPPGDPLARIALDLTRRILLEYPFDSALSVVSSSVEHRSTGVFWCPEGCRFFGMGHYGGGALDQTRQAVTALEQVRRFLVGLPATA; the protein is encoded by the coding sequence ATGGACAGGTGTCGCATGCGCGCCGAAATCATGATGATAGGAACCGAGCTGCTGCTGGGCCAGATAACGGACACCAACGCGGTGTTCATGGCCCGGGTACTGGCGGAAAACGGGATCAACCTGCACCTGAAGACCACGGTGGGGGACAACCGGGAACGCATCGTGGCGGCGCTGGACGCCGCGCTGGACCGTGCGGACGTGGTGCTGTGCAGCGGGGGGCTGGGTCCGACGGAGGACGACATCACCCGTGAATGCGTGGCCGGGGTCTTCGGGCGGCCCCTGGTCTACCATCCCGGGATTTTTGAGGCCATTCTGGCGCGCTTCGCCCACACGGGGCGGAAAGTCACGGAGAACAACAAACGGCAGGCGATGGTGCCGGAGGGGGGCATCGTGGTGGAGAACCCCCACGGAACGGCGCCGGGGCTCATTATGGAGGGGGACCGGGGGGTGGTGGTCTGCATGCCGGGGGTGCCCCATGAGCTGAAGCCGATGCTCTCCGAGTGGGTCGTCCCGTGGCTGCGGCAGCGTTTCGGCCTGTCCGGGGTCCTGGTCCACCGCTCCCTGCGGGTCTGCGGCATGGGCGAGTCCCGGGTGGACGACCTCATCGGCGACCTGATCCTCGCCGGGAGCAACCCCACCATCGGGCTGCTGGCCGGTCCGGACGGGGTGACCGTCCGCATCGCCGCGCGGGCGGAGGACCGGGCCGCCGCGGAGGCGCTCATCGCGCCGGTCGAGGCGGCGGTGCAGGCGCGTCTGGGCGGCATGGCCTTTGGCGGGGACGGGCAAACCCTGGAGTCCCTGGTGGACGGCGCGCTCCGGGCGCGCGGCTGGAGGATGGCCGTGGCGGATGCGGCCACGGGCGGGGAAATATCCCGGCGGCTTCTCGCCGCGGACGCCGCCGGCTTCGGCGGCGGGGTGGTGCTGCCTTCCGAATCCGCCTTGGAATGGGCCGGAAACACAGCCGGTTCCCTCCTTCCAGAGGGTGCCCCGGAGGAGTTCGGCGCGCCGCCGGGGGACCCTTTGGCGCGTATTGCGCTTGACCTGACCCGGCGAATATTGCTAGAGTACCCGTTTGACTCCGCGCTTTCCGTGGTGTCCTCGTCCGTGGAACACCGTTCCACGGGGGTGTTTTGGTGCCCGGAAGGGTGCCGGTTTTTTGGCATGGGCCATTACGGCGGCGGCGCGCTGGACCAGACGCGCCAGGCCGTGACCGCCCTGGAACAGGTGCGGCGGTTCCTTGTGGGGCTGCCCGCAACAGCGTGA
- a CDS encoding DUF494 family protein has product MKPSVVKAVNALLRGIEESPESLETESKMRSWLVGQGYSRRDIDAALKIVVPRLAEGPYPVEEAPRPPRQLALYEHAKLTPEARSALARLDMHEIMGPMEREALIERLMQLEGELDVEALDYLLSTFFCTMRNVEMQNAMFNTFEGFGPTLH; this is encoded by the coding sequence ATGAAACCGTCCGTGGTGAAAGCGGTGAACGCGCTCCTGCGCGGCATCGAGGAAAGTCCCGAAAGCCTGGAAACGGAGAGCAAGATGCGCTCCTGGCTGGTCGGGCAGGGATACAGCCGCCGCGACATAGACGCGGCGCTGAAGATTGTCGTGCCCCGCCTCGCCGAGGGTCCCTATCCCGTGGAGGAGGCCCCGCGCCCCCCGCGCCAGCTCGCGCTCTACGAGCACGCCAAGCTCACCCCCGAGGCGCGCAGCGCCCTCGCGCGCCTGGACATGCACGAGATCATGGGGCCCATGGAGCGCGAGGCGCTCATCGAGCGGCTGATGCAGCTCGAGGGCGAGCTCGATGTCGAGGCGCTGGACTACCTGCTCTCGACCTTTTTCTGCACCATGCGCAACGTCGAGATGCAGAACGCCATGTTCAACACCTTTGAGGGCTTCGGCCCCACCCTCCACTGA
- a CDS encoding septal ring lytic transglycosylase RlpA family protein yields the protein MFEIMALVLLSQQPFTPVVEGLASFYTARENTPITASGERLRDDSFSCAMLDGKFGDYYLVVADNGRSVVCKLNDRGPYIKGRVIDLSKAAMRELHATSGLLNVKVYRLGSDPPARNRPLRR from the coding sequence ATGTTTGAGATTATGGCGTTGGTGCTGCTTTCCCAGCAGCCTTTCACCCCGGTGGTGGAAGGGTTGGCCTCGTTCTACACGGCCCGGGAAAACACACCCATCACCGCCTCCGGCGAGCGTCTCAGGGATGACAGTTTCTCCTGCGCGATGCTGGACGGCAAATTTGGCGACTACTATCTGGTGGTGGCCGACAATGGCCGGTCGGTGGTGTGCAAACTGAACGACCGGGGTCCCTACATCAAGGGCCGCGTGATTGACCTCTCGAAGGCCGCCATGCGGGAGCTGCACGCGACCAGCGGGTTGCTCAACGTGAAGGTCTACCGGCTGGGCTCCGACCCGCCGGCCCGGAACAGGCCGCTGCGCAGGTAG